One genomic window of Silurus meridionalis isolate SWU-2019-XX chromosome 22, ASM1480568v1, whole genome shotgun sequence includes the following:
- the grinaa gene encoding glutamate receptor, ionotropic, N-methyl D-aspartate-associated protein 1a (glutamate binding) isoform X2 gives MSQEKTGYPIIGENKPLQNNVYGTPQPDAFGMPPPNYSQAPGGLSYPAPGPYGQPGIPQGAPGFAPGPYPQMPFPQMPCPQGPYPQGPYPQGPYAQGPYHGTGQPGFDGEPNAAIGSPGYHSGDGPPSYYDNEEFANSGWEDKTVRQAFIRKVFMVLTIQLTVTFSFVAIFTFSEDVKLFVQQNRWTYYVSYAVFFVSLILLSCCGEFRRKHPWNLVALSILTLSLSYMVGMIASFYDTDTVIMAVGITVVVCFTVVLFSLQSKYDFTSCRGVLFVCLIVLLLFSILCIFIRNKILHIVYASLGALLFTCFLAVDTQLLLGNKKMALSPEEYIFAALNLYTDIINIFIYLLAIVGRSRE, from the exons ATGTCACAAGAGAAAACTGGCTACCCTATAATAGGGGAGAACAAACCTCTTCAAAATAATGTTTACGGGACACCCCAGCCTGATGCATTTGGGATGCCTCCACCAAACTACAGCCAGGCTCCTGGAGGACTCTCTTACCCAGCACCAGGACCCTATGGACAGCCAGGTATTCCCCAAGGAGCACCAGGGTTTGCTCCAGGACCATACCCTCAGATGCCCTTCCCACAAATGCCATGCCCTCAAGGCCCATATCCACAGGGGCCATATCCTCAGGGCCCATATGCTCAGGGCCCCTACCATGGAACAGGGCAGCCTGGTTTTGATGGAGAGCCCAATG CTGCGATTGGCAGTCCGGGGTATCACAGTGGAGACGGGCCTCCTTCATACTATGACAATGAGGAGTTTGCTAACTCAGGCTGGGAGGACAAAACTGTTCGCCAAGCCTTCATCAGGAAG GTGTTCATGGTTTTAACCATACAGCTGACGGTGACATTCTCCTTCGTTGCCATCTTCACCTTCTCAGAGGACGTGAAGCTCTTTGTTCAGCAAAATCGGTGGACATACTATGTGTCCTATGCAGTCTTCTTTGTGTCTCTCATTCTGCTCAGCTGCTGTGGAGAATTCCGACGCAAACACCCATGGAATCTTGTGGCTTTG tctaTTCTAACTCTCAGCCTGTCCTATATGGTGGGAATGATCGCCAGCTTTTATGACACAGACACAGTCATCATGGCAGTAGGCATCACAGTAGTAGTGTGCTTCACCGTGGTGCTGTTCTCTCTTCAG AGCAAGTACGATTTTACTTCCTGCCGGGGCGTGCTATTTGTTTGCCTCATCGTGCTCCTCCTTTTCTCGATCCTCTGCATCTTTATCCGTAACAAGATACTGCACATTGTCTACGCCTCCCTGGGGGCTCTGCTATTCACCTGC ttcctggCTGTAGACACTCAGCTTCTCCTAGGCAACAAGAAGATGGCACTGAGCCCAGAAGAGTACATCTTTGCTGCTCTCAACCTCTACACTGATATCATCAACATCTTTATCTATCTCCTGGCCATCGTGGGCCGCTCCCGGgaatga
- the grinaa gene encoding glutamate receptor, ionotropic, N-methyl D-aspartate-associated protein 1a (glutamate binding) isoform X1 yields MTAGQGIIFLLRVLWGFTPWHVNEMDSSKIRVRNKDMSQEKTGYPIIGENKPLQNNVYGTPQPDAFGMPPPNYSQAPGGLSYPAPGPYGQPGIPQGAPGFAPGPYPQMPFPQMPCPQGPYPQGPYPQGPYAQGPYHGTGQPGFDGEPNAAIGSPGYHSGDGPPSYYDNEEFANSGWEDKTVRQAFIRKVFMVLTIQLTVTFSFVAIFTFSEDVKLFVQQNRWTYYVSYAVFFVSLILLSCCGEFRRKHPWNLVALSILTLSLSYMVGMIASFYDTDTVIMAVGITVVVCFTVVLFSLQSKYDFTSCRGVLFVCLIVLLLFSILCIFIRNKILHIVYASLGALLFTCFLAVDTQLLLGNKKMALSPEEYIFAALNLYTDIINIFIYLLAIVGRSRE; encoded by the exons GCAGCAAGATCAGAGTGAGGAACAAAGACATGTCACAAGAGAAAACTGGCTACCCTATAATAGGGGAGAACAAACCTCTTCAAAATAATGTTTACGGGACACCCCAGCCTGATGCATTTGGGATGCCTCCACCAAACTACAGCCAGGCTCCTGGAGGACTCTCTTACCCAGCACCAGGACCCTATGGACAGCCAGGTATTCCCCAAGGAGCACCAGGGTTTGCTCCAGGACCATACCCTCAGATGCCCTTCCCACAAATGCCATGCCCTCAAGGCCCATATCCACAGGGGCCATATCCTCAGGGCCCATATGCTCAGGGCCCCTACCATGGAACAGGGCAGCCTGGTTTTGATGGAGAGCCCAATG CTGCGATTGGCAGTCCGGGGTATCACAGTGGAGACGGGCCTCCTTCATACTATGACAATGAGGAGTTTGCTAACTCAGGCTGGGAGGACAAAACTGTTCGCCAAGCCTTCATCAGGAAG GTGTTCATGGTTTTAACCATACAGCTGACGGTGACATTCTCCTTCGTTGCCATCTTCACCTTCTCAGAGGACGTGAAGCTCTTTGTTCAGCAAAATCGGTGGACATACTATGTGTCCTATGCAGTCTTCTTTGTGTCTCTCATTCTGCTCAGCTGCTGTGGAGAATTCCGACGCAAACACCCATGGAATCTTGTGGCTTTG tctaTTCTAACTCTCAGCCTGTCCTATATGGTGGGAATGATCGCCAGCTTTTATGACACAGACACAGTCATCATGGCAGTAGGCATCACAGTAGTAGTGTGCTTCACCGTGGTGCTGTTCTCTCTTCAG AGCAAGTACGATTTTACTTCCTGCCGGGGCGTGCTATTTGTTTGCCTCATCGTGCTCCTCCTTTTCTCGATCCTCTGCATCTTTATCCGTAACAAGATACTGCACATTGTCTACGCCTCCCTGGGGGCTCTGCTATTCACCTGC ttcctggCTGTAGACACTCAGCTTCTCCTAGGCAACAAGAAGATGGCACTGAGCCCAGAAGAGTACATCTTTGCTGCTCTCAACCTCTACACTGATATCATCAACATCTTTATCTATCTCCTGGCCATCGTGGGCCGCTCCCGGgaatga